The genomic region CGCCCAAGCCATGCCAGGAGTTTTAGCGGCGATTGGTACACCTGCTGCTTCTCCCAAACTCCGGGGAAAGTCTCCTGGTTGGGAACCTGGACAACAAAGGTTGCCTCGCACTCGTTATCCGATAGTTAAAAAAGGCTTTTCTCCCAGTAGCAAAAAAACAAAAACTTAATTTTATTGGTTCGTAATTCCTAATTTAATCAAGTTTTTTTGACTCAGTTAGCTACTGAGCTATTTCGTTTGGGATTCTCCGTTTAGACATCGCACCGCAGGTGCGATAGTCTAAACTCCAGGAAGGATAAAGGATGAAATAAGCTATTTTCCCCGCATCAGGAGAGTTAGGGGCGTCCTTTCATCCTGCCTCTGCTAGCCTTTATTTGCCAGTCCCTTCCCTTTTCCCCTTCCCTTGTCCCTAATAACTAGAAATCGGAATTTCAATGAAGAACTCAGCCCCTTGTCCGGGAGAGGAAAAACATCTTAACTGACCGCCGTGTTTTTCAGTCACGATTTGATAACTGATCGATAAGCCCAATCCAGTGCCTTTACCGACTGGTTTAGTGGTGAAAAACGGATCGAACAAGCGTTTTCTGACTTCTTCGGTCATTCCCTGCCCATTATCTCGAATTTTGATGACTATACAAGGACTAACTCTGACAGGTGGCAAAGCGGAAGTAGCAGACATTACTTTCCCATCCATATCTTCTACCCGATTGACCAGTCCCCCTTCTCTCATCCCTATAGAAGTTTGAATGGTAATTATTTTCGGTTCTGGTTGATTTTCTAGGGCATCAATGGCATTACTGATAATATTCATAAATACCTGGTTGAGTTGTCCGGCGTAGCACTCAACTAAAGGCAAGTTTCCATACTCTTTAATAATTTGAATTTCCGGTTTGTTTACTCCAGCTTTTAAGCGATTTTGTAAAATTAGTAAGGTGCTATCAATGCCTTCATGGATATCGACGGGTTTCTTTTCTGCTTCATCTAAGCGGGAAAAGTTTCGCAAGGAGAGAACGATTTGACGAATTCGTTCTGTACCTGCTTGCATGGAATTTAATAGTTTGGGTAGGTCATCGATTAAAAATGATAAGTCAATTTCTTCTGCTTGTTGCTGGATTTCTTTAACTGGTTGGGGATAGTGTTTTTGATAAAGGTTTAGTAATTCTAGTAAGTCTTCGATGTAGTTGGCTGCATGGGCTACGTTGCCGTAAATAAAGTTAATGGGATTATTGATTTCGTGAGCAATTCCCGCTACCATCTGACCCAAGCTAGACATTTTTTCGTTTTGTACTAGTTGAGCTTCTGTTTGTTTTAAATGTTGTAAAGCGCCTTCTAGTTGTTGTGCTTGTGTTTGAGCGGCAAAGGCGGTGGCGCGAGTTTGAGCGAATAATTCTGCTTGGTCGATCGCAATTGCTAACTGATCTACTACGGCTTTGAGTAGTTCGACTTCGCTATCGCTCCAAGGTCGAGAACCGCTACAATGGCTGCAAACAACCGCGCCTAGTTGACCGGAATGGGTTTCTAGGGGAATCAGCAGTTGGGAAACTACACCCAAACTGCTGAGGAGTTCTTTTTCCTGTCCGTCTAAATTTTCACAGTAAGCGATGTTATCGATGCGAATGGTTTCTAAATGTTGAATTTTTTGGACTAATGAGGTGACTTTTTCGGTGGGGTAGTCTGCTAATAAACTGGGTAGGTTTTTATTGCAGGCTTCGTGGGTAACGGTTAAGCTGGGATGTTCCACATCGGGCCAACACCAGAGAAAATGACATCGATCGATCTGCAATAAACTGCGTATTTCATGAACGGCGGTATCTAAAATCGTGTCTAAATCTAATGAGTTACGGATTTGACTGGCTAACCGAAATAATAAACTTTCCCGACGGGATAACAACTCCGATCGCGCCCAAGTGCGATCGATGGCGACGGCGATCGCGTTGGCTACCCACTCTAACATATCGTGGGCTTCTGGACTGAAGGATTCGCAGCCCAACAGTGCTAGGGTTCCAACCAAGCGTTCTTCTACAATTAAGGGATAGACGGCAAAAGCCTTGATATTACTATGGGCGGGCAGTCCTACCCGTTGCAACCATTTTTTGATGCGATCGCGATCTTCATTTCCCAAGAGATTAGCCAGGTAAGGCTGTCTGGCGCCTACTACGAAGTCAACAATACTGCTATCCGGACGAACGAAATCGCACGCTGTCGCGATCGAATTTGTTCGATCGATCTCGTACAAACTATTCCATTTATTTTCTGCAAAGCTATCTTTCGCAAACGCTAGCGCCTGAAGTTCGAGCTTTTGGGATTCTTGGTTGACCGTCCAGATACAAGCATTGGTAACATCAAGATGCTCTACCATAATTTGAGTACAACGGTTGAGAATTTCGCCGATCGCTCCTCCGTGCCCCAAGGCAATTCCTACTTCAGCGCTGAACGCTGACAAGCGCGCGCGCTCCATCAGCATCGCCTCGGATTGCTTCCGGGCAGTCACGTCCCGAAAATAAACTGACAATCCACCTTTATAAGGATAAGCTCGCACTTCTAACCAAATCCCCAGGGGCCGATAAAATTCTTCAAAATGAACCGTTACTCGCTTTGCAACTGCCCTCTGACATTCTGTTTCAAAAACCGAACCCACTGCCTCGGGAAACTCATTCCATATAGACTTACCTATTAATTCTTTCTTTGTTCTCAGTAATACTTGCTCTGCTCGCGAATTTAAATAAGTAAACCGCCAATCTCGATCCAAAGCAAAAAAAGCATCCGTGATGCTTTCAAAAATTTCTACAATGTCTGACGGGATTTCTGGCAGCATCTCCTTCATGTTGATTACTTTAGCCCTTTGGTGGCTCGTCCCCAGAACTAATTTTTGAGTAACTACTAGACGACTTAGGGTTTTCAGAAC from Leptolyngbyaceae cyanobacterium harbors:
- a CDS encoding GAF domain-containing protein; amino-acid sequence: MTASLPGQTAYQLNDPRQCQMVNRVSQEDLDELTRLAAYSCQTKIALLHLIDSQGQKVKSKIGLGIQEAYQCQIFYNQTLRESDLSIVPDTLADERFASSPIVLCEPKIRFYAGIPLVTNEGLTLGTLSVMDYVPRDLTWEQKQVLKTLSRLVVTQKLVLGTSHQRAKVINMKEMLPEIPSDIVEIFESITDAFFALDRDWRFTYLNSRAEQVLLRTKKELIGKSIWNEFPEAVGSVFETECQRAVAKRVTVHFEEFYRPLGIWLEVRAYPYKGGLSVYFRDVTARKQSEAMLMERARLSAFSAEVGIALGHGGAIGEILNRCTQIMVEHLDVTNACIWTVNQESQKLELQALAFAKDSFAENKWNSLYEIDRTNSIATACDFVRPDSSIVDFVVGARQPYLANLLGNEDRDRIKKWLQRVGLPAHSNIKAFAVYPLIVEERLVGTLALLGCESFSPEAHDMLEWVANAIAVAIDRTWARSELLSRRESLLFRLASQIRNSLDLDTILDTAVHEIRSLLQIDRCHFLWCWPDVEHPSLTVTHEACNKNLPSLLADYPTEKVTSLVQKIQHLETIRIDNIAYCENLDGQEKELLSSLGVVSQLLIPLETHSGQLGAVVCSHCSGSRPWSDSEVELLKAVVDQLAIAIDQAELFAQTRATAFAAQTQAQQLEGALQHLKQTEAQLVQNEKMSSLGQMVAGIAHEINNPINFIYGNVAHAANYIEDLLELLNLYQKHYPQPVKEIQQQAEEIDLSFLIDDLPKLLNSMQAGTERIRQIVLSLRNFSRLDEAEKKPVDIHEGIDSTLLILQNRLKAGVNKPEIQIIKEYGNLPLVECYAGQLNQVFMNIISNAIDALENQPEPKIITIQTSIGMREGGLVNRVEDMDGKVMSATSALPPVRVSPCIVIKIRDNGQGMTEEVRKRLFDPFFTTKPVGKGTGLGLSISYQIVTEKHGGQLRCFSSPGQGAEFFIEIPISSY